A stretch of DNA from Candidatus Saccharibacteria bacterium oral taxon 488:
GCAAATTTATACGCTACTGCCGCTCGCGGTGTCTTGCCAACGATGCCGAGCTCGGCAAACTGTCGCCGGTCGTTGAGCTTGATGACCGCTCCGTCGGTGTTAAACTGCAGCGACTGACGCAGCTCATCCAGATGGTCAACATAGCTCATCACCTCGTCCAAGCCATAGACAATTTGCGTCTGCCGACTAGTGGTGATACCCAGCTCGTTCATCATCTGATAGCCAAAGGCAATCGTCGGCGTGTCCTCGAGGTTGTCACGAATAATGTCATAGCCAACAAAATTGAGCGGACGTTCTGCCACCAGTTTTGGATCAAGCTGACGAATCGTCCCCGCCGCCAAATTACGCGGATTGGCAAATTCAGGCTGACCGGCCGCTCGCCGACGCTGATTTAATGCTGCAAAGTCGGCCTTGTGCATCACAATTTCACCACGAATCTCCGTCCGACCGCGCAAAAAATGAGCGAATCGCTGGTTGGCGCGCAGTGTCAGCGGCACATTCTGAATCGTCCGCACGTTCATAGTCACGTCTTCACCAACTAATCCGTCGCCGCGCGTCACTGCCCGCGTCAGCACACCGTCCTCATAAATTAGCGCGCAGGCCAGGCCATCCATCTTGATATCACACAAAAATTCTTCAGTGATATCACTACGCACTTTGTGCATACGCTCTATCCACGCCGCAACTTCCGCCCGGTCAAACACGTCCTGCAGCGAAATCATTCGCGTTTGATGCTGAACCTTAGCGAATTTACTGAGCACTTTTCCTGCCACCCGCTGGGTTGGGCTGTCTGGTGTGATAAGTTCAGGAAACTGCTCTTCTAGTTGCGACAGTTCATGTTTCAGGCTATCAGCCGCCGCCTCGCTCATGATCGATTCGTCAAGCACATGATAATGGTAGCGATAATCATTGATCAGATCTCGCAGTTTGACAATTCGTTGCTCGGCCGCCTGCCTATCAAGCTGGCGCACTGTCATCAGCGACGACCTTTCGGTAGAATAGATAGATGTAGCACGCCGAGGCAACAATCGATAACGCCACCAACATCAACGCCACGAGCGGCACCAGCGGCAGCCAGTTCAACGCCGGTATCACCGTTTTGAGTGCGCCATCAATCGTAATGACCGGAATAAGCACCGCTGCCCAAACCACGGCGAGCACCAGCAGCAGCCACATCAATCGCAGCAAGATCCGCATCCGCCGCCCTAGTACAACGTCCGATGCCAGTCGCGCTGCTTCTAGTGGATACATCCCCGGTAGGGTAATAATTACCATAGCGAACAACGTACTCGTCAGCCAATATATCGACAAGGTGACGATTAATATGGTGGCGCTGGCCGCCAACATCAACACCACCGTCTGCTGCAACATGCCTGACGTGTCCGCCGCTCCGTAAATAATGACCGCTATCGCTGCTGGTAATAATTGAATGAGCGCGATAAACACTAGGACCGACAGGGCGATGACCGGCGCGCCCGCATTATACAGCCCATCACGAATCTTTGGGCGCCTACCAGCAGTCACACCACGAACCAGCCAAATTGTCGTTAGCCATATATATAGTCCGATCAGCGCGCCAATAACCTGCTGCGACGATCCAGCGCTACTCGTCGAGCCACCAAGCTGACTGGTAACCACGCCAGCAAATAGCATTAACGTCGGTACGATAGTGCCCAGGGCGCCCCCCTGATTCGTTCCATTGATCGTATCCTTTAGCTGCTGATACGTGTCTTGCGAAATCAGCCCCGACAGCAGCACACCCAGCACTGCGTATATTGCCGCCAATCCAACGAAGATCCGCCAGTGCTTTCGCATCAGTTGCCATGCTTGTTTGGTCAGCGCAAAGTAGCCTGGCAACTTGAGCGAACGACGATAGTCACGTCGCTTGGTCACTCGAAAACTACGGTGCGGCCGACGGCGGAGAAAGGCTTGGCGGCGCTGCGTTAGTCGCCGCCAAGCCTTATTAAGCCTCTCTTTTAACGATACTGTTTTCTTTGCCGCGGCGCGACTATCTGCTTTTGAAGTTGCTCGTTTACGCCGCGTGGTGTGTTGTTTTTCAGTTGGCTTCGTCATGATTACATCTTCGTTGCATTACTTCGCAGACGTGCGATTCGATCTTCTAGCGGCGGATGGGTGCTAAATAACTTTGAGAAAAAGCCAGGGCGCAGCGGATTATTCATAAACAAGTTTGCTGTTGAAGTACTCTGCCTGCGCATTGGCCGACCATAACTTTGTAGCTTCTCCAGTGCCATCGCCAGCCCCTCCGAGTCACGAGTTAATAGCGCGCCCGAGGCATCCGCCAGATACTCGCGCTGGCGGCTGACTGCCAGTTGCGTAATCGTTGCTAAAATCGGTGCCAAGATTACTACTATAATACCCACGACGTAGACAACCGGGCTGGTATCCCCGTCATCATCATCGCCATATATCATCATCCGGAGTGCGATATCAGCAAGCAACCCAATAGCACTCACCAACCCAAAGGCAATCATACTAACGCGAATATCGTAATTACGCACATGACTCATCTCGTGCGCCATCACCGCCTCGAGTTCGCGCTTGTCCATAATTTCTAGCAGCCCAGTAGTCGCACCGACGATAGCGTGCTTTGGATCGCGGCCAGTTGCAAAGGCATTTGGTGCCGGGTCGTCAATAATGTAGACTTTTGGCATCGGCATGCCGGAAGCGATCGCGAGGTTTTCTACTACTCGCCACAGCTCCGGCGCATCCTTCTTTTCAATCTGCTGCGCACCGCTCATCGCCATGGCCAATTTACCAGCGATATAATATTGTAACCACGCATAAAGCAGCGCACAACCGACAATGATCACCGATAATGAATAATTCCGTAGATACATACCGACCAGCACACCAATCACGCCGATAATCGCCACAAACACCGCCATGATCAATACGGTGTTTCGCTTGTTATGAGAAATTGCACTATACATGTAGTTATTATACCAAAAACCGCCCGCCGAAAATAGGCGAGCGGTTTAGTTTGGGCGAAGATTATCCCGCCCTAGAATTTCACCTCAACTGGATTCTCAACGCTTGCTCGATCAGCAACCTCAAAGAACTCCTTGGCCTGGAAGCCGAACATGCCGGCAACCATGTTAGCCGGGAACCTTTGAATCCTTGTGTTCAGATCGCGAACGCCGCCATTATAAAAGCGACGCGATGCCTGAATCTTATCCTCAGTGTCAACCAGTTCTTGCTGTAGCTGCAAGAAATTCTCATTAGCCTTTAGTTCTGGATATGCCTCAGCGACAGCAAACAGACTCTTCAACGCGCCCTCCAGCATATTCTCAGCCTGTGCAGTGTCAGCCACACCTTTAGCACCCATAATGGCTGAACGAGCTTCGGTAACCTTTTCAAATACTTCTTTCTCGTGCGTAGCATAGCCCTTAACTGAGTTAACTAGGTTCGGAATCAAGTCAGTCCGGCGTTTGAGCTGCACGGTGATATCACTCCATGCTTCCTCGACGCGGTTACGCAGCGTTACTAGACCGTTGTATGTACCGATCAAAAACGCCACGATCAGAACGATAACGACACCGACGATAATTAAAGTTATTATTACTGCATCCATGTTCTATTCTCCTTATGGTTAGTACCTTATACACATAATTATACCATACACACGGGTCGTATAGTGGCAAAATCATGCCAACTCATTGTTGACACGCAGCTCATCATAGTCGTATACTTATTCATATAAATCATATTTATATGAAAGAAAGGAATTATATGACAAAACTAAAGAGTAGACATGCTTGGACAGTCAAGGTTGGCGAACGCGGGCAAATTGTGATACCCAAAGAGGCACGAGATATTTTTAATATCAAGCCTGGCGATACACTTATCATGCTCGGCGACAAGCAGCAAGGAATTGCTATTCCGACTAAGAATAAAGTCATTGATACAATCACCGCCGTACTCAATGATACGGAGATGAAATCATGAATGCAATCACTGCGACCAACTTAACAAAACGCTACGGTGACTTTGTCGCAGTCGACAGCCTTAATCTATCAATTGAAAAGGGTGAGTTATTTTCACTACTTGGTGTCAATGGTGCGGGTAAGACGACATTGATTAAAATGTTATCTTGCTTAAGCCAACCAACACAAGGTGATGCTATTTTACTCGGCAATAGTATTACCGAAAAACCTCAGGCAGTCAAACAGATGATCAACGTTTCACCACAAGAAACTGCTGTAGCTGGTAATTTATCAGTCCGCGAGAATCTCGAACTGATCGCTGGACTCTACGGACAATCTGCTCATAACGCCAGTGAGAGCGCCTCACGTATGGCAAGCCAATTCAAGCTCGAAACTGTCGAACATAAAAAAGCTAAGCATTTGTCTGGCGGCATGCAGCGACGCCTGTCGATCGCCATGGCGCTCATCTCAAATCCAAAAATATTATTCATTGACGAACCAACGCTAGGTCTTGATATTTTTTCGCGCCGTGAGTTATGGGAGGCGATCCAGTTGCTCAAAGGTACAGTGACGACGCTGTTGACAACTCACTATCTCGAGGAAATTGAAGCATTGTCTGATCGTGTCGGCGTTATGGCGCGCGGCAAGCTCGTGGCAATCGGTACAGTAGCAGAACTGCAAAAACAAACCAATACGCGCACTCTCGAGGATGCGTTTGTAGCACTTGTAGGAGGTATTCGATGAGATCATTACTATTTGCTAAACGCTGTACGAAAGAAGTTGTACGCGATCCGATCAATCTATTCTTTGGATTAGTCTTTCCACTCGTTTTGCTTGGACTGCTCTCTATTATAAATGCCAGCATTCCCGCCGAAGCCAATAATACTATGTTTGCCATCAAAAATTTGGCACCAGGTATCGCAATGTTCGGTACGGCATTCCTAGCACTATTCTCAAGTATGCTCCTAGCAAAAGACCGAACTTCATCATTCCTGATGCGTCTGTTTACCTCGCCTATGACAGCCCGAGATTTTATCATTGGATACACAATTCCGATGATTATCATTGCTACCATGCAGGCAGTGATTACCCTCGTTATCGCCTGCTTTATCGGGCTCGACTTTTCAGTGCATATTATTGGGGCAATCGTTATTACAACGGTAACGTCGCTTCTATTTGTCGGATGTGGGTTATTCTTCGGCAGTCTCATTAACGAGCGAGCAGTTGGCGGTATATGTGGCGCCCTGCTCACCAATGTCGCTGGCTGGCTGTCGGGCGTATTTGTCCCGGTTGATCTCATCGGTGGTGGCTTTAAAATGGTTGCGGAAGCACTGCCATTTTACCACAGTGTTGCTGCCATTAAAGGTAGCATCGAGGGAAATTGGCAAGTCATCACACCACATCTACTGATTGTTTTGTGTTATACCACCGTTATCTTTACACTCGCCATCTATATCTTTCGGCGAAAGATGACCGGACGAAACACCTAATTTATCTGGATCTGGCACCCTAGAATTCAACTATCCATAACGAAAGCCGCCTTTTATCGGCGGCTTTTGTAACAATTGTGGTGCGCGAGGCGGGAATCGAACCCGCACGACTTTTGGTCAAGGGATTTTAAGTCCCTCGCGTCTACCAATTCCGCCACTCGCGCGTATTTACCATTATTCATGACGTCAAGCCCCCTGCAACATAATTTTAAATATTATGTAGCTAGCACCCGCGTCTACAACAATTATACTACATTTTCTGGATCATAAAAATGATCTAGCTGAGCATCTAGCAGCGCCCGCACCTCATCATAATATCGACCAACAACAGGATGTCTCTGGGCCTTTTCGCGATGCGGTATCATATGATACTGGTACGCTTCACGAGTTGTGCGACAATGATGAGCATACTCACCTCCATCAAGATAGTCATAGGCAACCGGCATAAATTTATCAAGCGCATAGACGAAACATGCTTCTTCGCTAGAAAAAGATTCGTATTCCTTAATCGTTTCAGCGATCCATGGCATATATGAGAAATCTGATTGAATACGCTCCAACGCTGCTGCCTCACGAATTTTTCGCTCAGATGAATTTGCCGCCTGGCTATCCATTGCCGATACATCACCCGAATAGACCTCTACAACATCATGAACAATGGCAAATTGGGCAACTTTACCAATATCTAATTTCGGATTAATCTGCGGAGCGAGCACACACGCTAACAATGCTAAAGCCCAGGAATGTTCCGCATCATTTTCCCTCAGTGGTGATCGTTTTGGCGGCACGATATCACGATGAATATAATACATCGGCACGATTAATGAACTAATCAGCTGGAGTATATGCTGAACATTTGGAGGTCGTTTCATAGATTTAGTATACTATAAGCCATGAAACAAATAGTACACATCCACGATGGCAATACATTTAATAATCGTACACGATTATCTTAAGACGCTTTAAAATGATACTGTCACGACTCTACACACCGAAATGGCGTAAATGGTTGACCTAAACATAAATGATACTGGTCTTGTTGGCCGACATGCCAAACTCGATTTACTGTTTCAAAAATTATTCTATTCAATTAGACAAACTGTCTGTAGATTATCCCCATTTTACATACTACATCTGAAATGCCGTTATCCAAAAACATATCGTGGATATAAGTGAAATCGGAGTCATTACATATTTTTCTTTCTTACTTTTTGAAATGATGTTCATAATAGTATTTAACGATAGATAAGCGGCAAAGAAGAAGCAAATATATTCAGTAACCTTAAAAGACAGCCACAGGGGAATAAAACCTCCGGCTTGCAAAATAATTATCATGGCAAAAATTTGGATAGCCACCGAAATGACCGCCGCAACCCTCAAGTTCTTAGGCAAGATTTTATGTTGTCCACCCATTGTAAATTCGCCCAAAGGCAAGCCGCAAGCAACAAGCACAGTCATAATTGCTATAATTCCAAATAATACGGCACCTAATATTGAAAACATAAATCAATACTCTCCTTTCGCAAAATACAAAAATTCAGTTGCAGATTCAACTTTATTTCACTCAATATTTTCACTTATATTATAGCTCTCCAAGAGAGCTTTTATCGACAATCCTGGAGGCACGTACGAGAGTCGAACTCGTCTAAAAGGTTTTGCAGACCTCTGCGTAACCGCTCCGCCAACGCGCCGCTCTGTTACATTTGGTGCGAGCGAGAAGACTTGAACTTCCACGAGCATAATGCTCACTAGCCCCTCAAGCTAGCGCGTCTACCAATTCCGCCACGCCCGCACGACTGTCATCATTATACCTGACACTACGGTGTTTTGTAAACTGAATCTTGGCGAACTGTCCAGTAAATCACGTCGGCGAATCGATCAGTAGGATACACCAGCCGCACTGATTCACCGAGAGCTGACACAGAGCGCAGGTGGATATAGTCCAGCTGTACTTGATATAACGCGAGGGCTGGCACATCGGACTGCCAATGCTTAGTAAACGCTTGGTATTTGCTAACTCGTTGCTTGGCGCTTTGTTTGGTGCGACCAGCCGCGAGAGCATCATCGGCCACCGCGCTGTTATAGTTAGCAAAATTGAGACCACTTTGATTAGCCTGTGACGAATGCCAGTAGGCAAAGACATCGGCGTCACCGCCCAGCACCAACTCATACAGTAGCACGTCAAAGCCGCGCGGCCGCAGGACGGACTGCAAAACGTTCTGCGAGGCATCATTTGGATCAACCACCCGCAAGTCAACGGTGATATGCAGCGTTTCCTGCCAGACTTTTACGAGTTCACGCGCAATACTTTCAAAATCAGAACCCTTGAGCGTCACGAACGATAATTGCAAAACCTGCTCGCCCTTTTTACGCTGATTACCGACCACCTTCCATCCTTCTTCGTCCAGTAATTTTTTCGCTGCTTCTGTGTCATACGGCAAACGACCGGCCAGTTGCCCGTCCACTTGGTCGTCAAAAATTGGGCCGTGCAGTGGCTTCTTGGCAAAGGCAAACTTCTCGCGCAGTGCTTGGGTATTAATTGACTGGACCAGCGCTTGTCGAACTTTGCGCGAACTCACCACTTCGCTCTGGGTGTTAAATAATGCATAGACACCATCGTTAATAGCGTACGACCGCGAGGCATACATGTGACGGATCTGGTCTGACTGAGCCATATATGACAACTCCGGTGTCGCCATAATTTCACTCGTCTTGAGACCTTTGGTTATCTCGTCCCGCGTCGGATATACATACAGCTGAAAACGATCCAGCTTTGGCGCGCCATGATGATACTGCGAGTTCGCCACCAGATGAAGCACTTTTTTCGACCCATCAGCATTGGCATTCTGTAGAATCCGCATAGCAAACGGCCCAGAGGTTACGGGCGACTTGCCATAACCATGCTCACGTAGCTCGGCCGGATTAACTTCACTGAGGCTGTGCTGAGGCAAAATCGGAAAGGTGAGGGCGTGCATGAATGGTGCGTACGGGGCTGGCAGGGTAAATTGTACTGTCCGCTCGTCAACCTGCTTGACGTTGATCGACTGCCAACCAGTAATTGACGATTGTGTCCGTGCATCCTTGAGTAGATTAACAGTAAACACCACGTCGCGAGCATCCAGTGGCGCTCCGTCTGACCACTTGAGATTACGGCGCAATTTGACCGTGTACTCAGTCTCGGCCTCATTGACTGTGACCGACTCAGCGAGGTCCCCCTTGATATGTCCGGTCGTATCATAATTATAAAGACTCGCAAACATCAGTCGGGCCGCTGACTTTTCGGCACTACTACGAGCAAAGATTGGGTTCAGTGTCTCTAATGGCCCCAGCACGCCCTCTGAGTACGACCCACCCCTGGCTGGTGCGTTATGAGCGTACAATTCACGAAATGACAGCCACTGCACCATGCTGATGGTAATCAATAGAATAACCAGAAAAATCCACCCCAGGACATGCCGCTTGACTCCAGCCAAATGTTCGAGGCGCGAAGAGATAAACATATGCGTGTGACGCAAGGTCGTCTTGGTCAGTTTTTGCGCTTGCCCATCAAGATCTTTTGTTGCGAAGTCCAGTCGCAGAAATTTTTTCCAAGATGATTTTTTTGTGTCCAAGGCGCGCTCCTAGCCCTTCAGACTCGGCAGCACCAAACTCGCCAAGATCGACAGCACGAACACAACAGCAAACACAATAGTCACATCAAACAAGTTCTTGTCAAAACCTCGCCGCGTGGTGAACAGCTCGCCCGACGAGCCAAAGCCTGCGCCCAGGCTCGCGCCACGCTGCTGCAACAATATGGCAATGATCATCAAAACGGCTGATCCTAATGTGACATACGGCAAAATAGTATCAAGTGACATGCTTTCTCCTTATTCTGGCGCCGGCTTGATAACGAAGGCGCTACTTACTATATAGTTTACCAGACTGAGTATGATTCCGGCAAGAATTGACGAGCCAAAACTCATGGATAATCCCGGTGCTAGTGCCAATGATATATACACCATGATGCCATTCACCACCAGCGTAAATAAACCGAGCGTGAGCAAGATCGCCGGTAGTGATAAAATGACAACGATTGGTTTCAAGATAGAGTTGACGATCGAAAAGATGAGGCCAGCGAGGACAAACGTTGCCGTCGTCTCGACCACTGGCTCACTCGTCCCGAGAAGCCGCACCGCCACCCAGATACCAACAGAATTAAGTACCCACCTAACAAAAAATATTGCAAATTGTCGTCTCATGACTACATTTCATTATATCATAATGCTAGCAGGCGCCGTCGACTACCTTGCGCTCAGTGCTCTTGATGTGCAGCTGGAGCTGCTGGCGACTACTCGTCCCCTCAATGCAGATCGCGGCTGGCGTCGAACCAGACGGCGGGATTGTCCGTACAGTGATTACGATATCTGGCGAGCCACTCTTGAACGACTGCGGCAATGTCGTTGGGTATGATCCTTTGAAGTTTTTTTCCTGCTCCGCCGCTGATAGCGCATTCTGTAGATCTGACGTTATGGCTTTACGCACCGTCTCTTTTCGCCACCCGTTATAACTGACGAGACCGATACCCGCCAAGATGCCGATAACCACAACGACAATTAGTATTTCTATGACGGTAAATCCATACTTTCGACTCATACTTATGATGATAGCATAAGCATAATCTTTTTCGCTAGCTCTTTATCCACGATTTTTTCCAGGTCGGTGAGTGAGGCATTCCGTATACGGCTGATGCTACCAAATTTTTTCAGCAATTTTGCGCGGGTTTTTGGCCCCACACCAGGGATTTCCTCCAGCTGATTTTTTGTTTGCTGCTGACGTTTGAGCGCCGTGTGGTAGCTCACCGCAAAGCGATGCGACTCGTCGCGGATGCGCTGGAACAATTTGACGATGTCAGTTGTCACAAGGATATTTTCGTCTGTCGTCGGACGTTCTTTACGATTTTGCTCGGTACTGGCTCGTAAGTTTTTTGAATGCGAGCCAGCGTTACGCTGACTTGGGTGTAAATTCACTATATAAACATCACCATCTTCGTGAATCGCGATATCTACCCGTGGCTGCGACTGAATATGCTCAATGAACGCCGTATCAATCTGCGAACCAATCTTATGTACTAGCAACTCTTCCTCGCGCTTGGCGATACTGATAATCGGCACAGTGACGCCACGCTCATCACGCGCTTTGATGGCCGCCGCCAGCTGACCCTTACCACCGTCAATGAGCAGCAGGTCGGGACGACCCCAGCTTTTCAGATGACGCTCACTCAGCCGGCGAAAAATCGTCTGATACATATTGCCGGTGTCGTCATTTTTCTCACTGACTTTGAATTTGCGATACTCTGCCCGGTCGCTCGCGCCATTGGTAAATACCACCATACTGGCAACAACCTGCCGCCCGCTCATATGTGAAATATCGTAACCCTCAATGTGTGCTGGAATACCTTTTAGGCCCAACAATTTTGCCAAATCCGCCAGCGCCTTGTCTTTAGAAATATCCAAGAATTCTTTGTCGCCAAAACAAACCCGCCGCTGCAACTCCTGCATGGCGCGCAGCTTATTGCGAAGATCAGCCGCCCGCTCAAAATCATGCAGCCCAGCTGCCGTTTTCATGTCGCGCTCCAACTCGGCGGCGATAGCCTTACGGTTGCCTTTGATGTAGCTGATGAGCTTGCGTAAAGTAGCTTTGTAGGCGGCTGACCCATCACTCAGCCGCGGGCTGAGACCCAAGTCTTCATCCAATTTCGACTGCCCCGGACGGCGCTGCCTGGTCAAATACGGAAAAACCCGCCGCAAATAGCGCAGCGCTTTTTTCAAAGCAAAGCCATTATAGAACGGGCCAACATATTCCGCCCCATCATCAGCTGGATTGCGCGTAAAACTGACGGTCGGCCACTCGCTTTTCATGTCGATTCGCACATACATCTGCGATTTATCATCGCGCAGCAGTACGTTGTAACGCGGCATATAGCGCTTGACCATCTCGCTTTCCAAAAACAACGCATCAACTTCGCTCTCGGTCTCAATCCAATCAGTGTCAGCAATTTCCGTCACTAACGCCATAGTTTTATTGTCCCGCCCACGCGAATCCTGAAAATACTGGCGCACGCGATTTTTCAGCACCGCCGCCTTGCCCACATAAATAATCTCGCCGCTGGCTGACTTATGAAAATAGACACCGGGAGTGCGGGGTAGGGTTTTGAGTTTTTGCTGCAACCGTTGATTCACAGCTACCATTATATCAAGCGATCATGTCTTGCCGACAAAACCACTCAGTACGCTATCCAGCTCACCTTGAGCAAGTCGTACCGCCCACTCTTGACGCTCCAGGAATGATAACAATCCAGCCTTTAGCCCAAACCAGCCTAACTTTTTTCTAGCTTCGGCAACTTTTCTAAATTGCTCCCTGAATGTATAATACTGGTCGCGACAATCTTGCGGAATATCTGAAATTTTGCGGTTTGGCATTATAACATTTACTAATTCCTCAACTTTTTCTTTGTCTTTTGGACGCCATCCGGTAATTGAACGACATCCGTACGCTCCTAATTGAGCAATTGGATTAAGGATAGCGCATACTGTCTCACCATCTCTCTTCACAAGCCACTGATCAAGGCTAGATGAAGGAATTTCCGTCTCAATACCGCCTAGGCGCCAATATAGACGACCTTCATTATCAACATAACGATCGCCGACGAAATCAAATATACCGCGACGATTCTTTTCGTATGGATTAAGTCCAAAGGTTGAAATTACTAACTTATCACCGACAGCATCAGCAATTTCCTGTCGACAACTCTTCACAACAGCTTTATCTGTGCTTTGCACTAATGTATCAAGGTCTCGCACCGTACCGTTATCACGTAGACGCGGTAAATACACGTCATTAGGCAAACAAACGACATGATTATCCCAATCAATTTCGGCAGCGTTGGTAACTGCATGTAGACCCAGCCCGCCGACAACGTTATACGGAGCTTCGCGATCTTCCATTCTATCATGAATGCTGCGTCTTACCAGCAGCGAGTATATATTTTCTGAAACTTCACTCATACCATAGTCCTTGTCCGCCTATTGTAAGTCATTTGCCTTAGTTATATCAAGTAAATACCCTTTCAAAAACTCACTCCACTCCGGCACATTCTTTTCGCGGAAATAGGCACGAAGGAAATCAACCATAACGTGCTGACGCTTCCTCGCTTCTATTCGCCCCGGCTCCGTTAGCATCAAGCCTTTCAACTTCAACAGTTTCTCAAAAAAGTGATTAATAAAGCCGTCGGTATCATGCGTATTGCCATTAACGTCGTATTCGTGCGCCGCTAGATCAACATTTGGCCAAACCGTGGGGTCAAAAATCCGCCCGCCGTGATGGCAGGCATACATCAACCCTCGCTCAATTCCAACCGCACCAATAGCATCGCACATGTCAGCGTCAGACACTAGCTGCCCTGCCAATCGCTGCGGTTGCTGCCCATCCAGCCGTTTGCCATAACCAATCGCCGCAATATTTTCTAATACCGCCTGACGTAGGTCAGCGGCCACTCCCGCCTCCGCCATACTATTGACTGCGTTCGTCAATTTCTCTGCCTGCGCCTTGCCGACTAGTTTATAGTCGTCGACGTCATGCAGCCAAGCCGTCAACAGCACTTCTTGCAAATCCACTGGCTCGCTGCATTCGCTAGCAAAACGCTCTGCCAGCAGCGCCACCCGCTCGACATGATCATCGGCGTGACCCGATGGATCGCCACCTAATATACCACGCACGTTATTTTTTATTGTCTCAAGTTGAGCTATCTGCCGTTCGTCCATGAGTTTATTGTATCACCCATGCAGGCCTCGACCCGCTAAACTATTTCCATTTTAGCCAAGAGGCGCTATAGTAGTGATGTGAAAACAACTGTCAAAAGAAAAGTACCTGAATTTATCAAGCGATCACTGGGACGAATTCCACGATTACCAACGCCAGAACCCATTTGGCAATTAGATAAAATCGACGAGAGCCTGACGCCGAACATGCGAGCGCTGCGGATGACGATGACAATCGCCGAGGAACTACTGGCGATGGGAGTGGCCGCACGGGACGTCGTGCACATGGCGTTGGGGATCACTGGCACGTACTGTAAGCGACGGGTTCACATTGATATCAGCTCAACGCTCATCACCATATCTCAAGATCGCGGCTCTGAGCGCGAACCGCTCACGTTGGTGCGAACGATCACGTTGAAGTATGTCAATTACCAAACGATCCAAGCATTGCAAAACCTCGCCCTCGTGATTCGCGACCATCACTTGCCGCTAGCGGAGGCTGAGAGACGAACCGAGGAATTATTGACAAATCGACGGGAACATTCACGCTGGATCGTCTGCCTGGCGGGCG
This window harbors:
- a CDS encoding protease, whose amino-acid sequence is MYSAISHNKRNTVLIMAVFVAIIGVIGVLVGMYLRNYSLSVIIVGCALLYAWLQYYIAGKLAMAMSGAQQIEKKDAPELWRVVENLAIASGMPMPKVYIIDDPAPNAFATGRDPKHAIVGATTGLLEIMDKRELEAVMAHEMSHVRNYDIRVSMIAFGLVSAIGLLADIALRMMIYGDDDDGDTSPVVYVVGIIVVILAPILATITQLAVSRQREYLADASGALLTRDSEGLAMALEKLQSYGRPMRRQSTSTANLFMNNPLRPGFFSKLFSTHPPLEDRIARLRSNATKM
- a CDS encoding LemA family protein; amino-acid sequence: MDAVIITLIIVGVVIVLIVAFLIGTYNGLVTLRNRVEEAWSDITVQLKRRTDLIPNLVNSVKGYATHEKEVFEKVTEARSAIMGAKGVADTAQAENMLEGALKSLFAVAEAYPELKANENFLQLQQELVDTEDKIQASRRFYNGGVRDLNTRIQRFPANMVAGMFGFQAKEFFEVADRASVENPVEVKF
- a CDS encoding AbrB/MazE/SpoVT family DNA-binding domain-containing protein; translation: MTKLKSRHAWTVKVGERGQIVIPKEARDIFNIKPGDTLIMLGDKQQGIAIPTKNKVIDTITAVLNDTEMKS
- a CDS encoding ABC transporter ATP-binding protein — protein: MNAITATNLTKRYGDFVAVDSLNLSIEKGELFSLLGVNGAGKTTLIKMLSCLSQPTQGDAILLGNSITEKPQAVKQMINVSPQETAVAGNLSVRENLELIAGLYGQSAHNASESASRMASQFKLETVEHKKAKHLSGGMQRRLSIAMALISNPKILFIDEPTLGLDIFSRRELWEAIQLLKGTVTTLLTTHYLEEIEALSDRVGVMARGKLVAIGTVAELQKQTNTRTLEDAFVALVGGIR
- a CDS encoding ABC transporter permease, translated to MRSLLFAKRCTKEVVRDPINLFFGLVFPLVLLGLLSIINASIPAEANNTMFAIKNLAPGIAMFGTAFLALFSSMLLAKDRTSSFLMRLFTSPMTARDFIIGYTIPMIIIATMQAVITLVIACFIGLDFSVHIIGAIVITTVTSLLFVGCGLFFGSLINERAVGGICGALLTNVAGWLSGVFVPVDLIGGGFKMVAEALPFYHSVAAIKGSIEGNWQVITPHLLIVLCYTTVIFTLAIYIFRRKMTGRNT
- a CDS encoding HD domain-containing protein, with product MKRPPNVQHILQLISSLIVPMYYIHRDIVPPKRSPLRENDAEHSWALALLACVLAPQINPKLDIGKVAQFAIVHDVVEVYSGDVSAMDSQAANSSERKIREAAALERIQSDFSYMPWIAETIKEYESFSSEEACFVYALDKFMPVAYDYLDGGEYAHHCRTTREAYQYHMIPHREKAQRHPVVGRYYDEVRALLDAQLDHFYDPENVV
- a CDS encoding peptide ABC transporter substrate-binding protein; amino-acid sequence: MDTKKSSWKKFLRLDFATKDLDGQAQKLTKTTLRHTHMFISSRLEHLAGVKRHVLGWIFLVILLITISMVQWLSFRELYAHNAPARGGSYSEGVLGPLETLNPIFARSSAEKSAARLMFASLYNYDTTGHIKGDLAESVTVNEAETEYTVKLRRNLKWSDGAPLDARDVVFTVNLLKDARTQSSITGWQSINVKQVDERTVQFTLPAPYAPFMHALTFPILPQHSLSEVNPAELREHGYGKSPVTSGPFAMRILQNANADGSKKVLHLVANSQYHHGAPKLDRFQLYVYPTRDEITKGLKTSEIMATPELSYMAQSDQIRHMYASRSYAINDGVYALFNTQSEVVSSRKVRQALVQSINTQALREKFAFAKKPLHGPIFDDQVDGQLAGRLPYDTEAAKKLLDEEGWKVVGNQRKKGEQVLQLSFVTLKGSDFESIARELVKVWQETLHITVDLRVVDPNDASQNVLQSVLRPRGFDVLLYELVLGGDADVFAYWHSSQANQSGLNFANYNSAVADDALAAGRTKQSAKQRVSKYQAFTKHWQSDVPALALYQVQLDYIHLRSVSALGESVRLVYPTDRFADVIYWTVRQDSVYKTP